From the genome of Vitis riparia cultivar Riparia Gloire de Montpellier isolate 1030 chromosome 11, EGFV_Vit.rip_1.0, whole genome shotgun sequence:
ATAATATGCAACAACTATATATCtacttaaattcattatataaagaaaatataagaatattttaaagagcaaattaattataattattttataattaaatgcaaagtcttttaattaattaccaaaaatataaaaattatataattttcttcataatgtttttaatatcattaataattaattaaatattaaaaaattatatatatatatcattatttattttatattgtttaatacaattgaattaaatggatcatattttaatactaatatatattttaaaattagacatattataatcaaatatcataatattaggtgtaatttaataatagatgtacacttataaaattcatatttttatcgatgcatacgatattattattaaatatgataaatcatgttatacatatatcaaaattttcaataaaataactttaaaatgtctattatacttttaattatattattatgaggttttccttacattttcatgagtttttaataattttaagcttactgatatttttttccaaaatatccaccgatatatcttcgatatattcgtaaaatcgaaataccgatatatccgtgattaccaatattttcatccttgattacAACATTGTCCAAAGCCAATGACAACATTGACTAGAATTGCTGAAGTGAAAGAGAAGATGAAGGAGTGCCCATAAATCCAAAGCACCCTAATTAGTATATATATCAAGTTGTTCTAGTAGTTCCCTACTTAATTATTCCTATAGGATTCTAAGacacaataaatttaaagtccTTTCCCAAGATAGGAAAAGAATCCAAGACATGCAAAATTTCCGAACTCATGCACACATGTGCTTGATGAGGTTAGAATAAGCAACATATACCCTCGCCCGATAACTTGTGGATAAGAATATCAATATTAAGGAATAGTGGTTGGTTCTTGTAATAAGACCCAACTTGCTTATATTCTTAATTggcatatatttattttagtaaaaaatattgtataaaatactttttttgttaatatatcattataatattatttttcttagagaataaaaaaagttatttgaaatatttgtataaaaattttagatagaaaaaattatgagataGAGATGAGCAAGTAAAGCCCATATTGAGCAGGTGTAGATATAAGAAAAAGTGGCGGGCACCTAGTAGTACAAGAGCTCATGGTTGATGAGATAGATATAAAGAGAAcccaaatttaatatattttaaagcatACCATAAAGTAAGAGACTAACAATTTATCACATAATTgacacaaaatttaaaaatttaaactctaTTAACTTgtctagaaataaaaaagaggtTTACAAGGTTACTTggattaaaaatgttatattacTTAAGGTTAAGTTTGGTTCTAAAACGCACCaacggaagaaaaaaaaaattatttttgttttatatttgattgtcttataaaaaaatattaaagaaagtcaaatataattaaaattagttaaaaacttatgcaattttaaattatttaatccgatgaattaaaataaattaaatgagtttgaagaaacaaataaaattaatttattaactataaatttattttttattttccttcattttttcttttcttctacctttcctccctagtttcttctttttttttttagcattttctctcaaattttccatgaactaaacatagcctaagtATTTGACAAATGTTTGAATTCGGATATATGCCTCTCGGCCCCATTTGAAGATGGTATATTCAGTTTCGTACAAGGTTCTCTTCTGCGTTGTTCTTAAGCCGCATTTACCACTACTATATAATCAGCCAAGAGAAATTAAGcaacaatataattaaactaattaggCTCGTAGAGCTGTCCCATGGCGAAAAATTCAGGAATTTTGACGACCGTAGCTGATGCCTTCAGTGAGGTAGCCCAAACTGTGAATTCTCCGAGGCCATACGTGGAAATCGGTCGGCTGGTTCGAGCTTGCCGCCTCCTTTCTCCTCTCTTGAGTAGTTTAGGAGTCTTCAAGTTTGCAGAGAAGGAGTTTTCTGCCAAGGTATACGTATCTGATCATCGTAACTATAGAATTATATATCGCTTAAACCTTTAATGTATTTGCTTGATCTCAACGCCTTGGCCATTTGGTGTATGTGGAGATAAGGTGGATGATCTTGCAGAAGCTGCAAAATCAGTACATACTCTGGAATCCTTGCTTGACTCCGATATCAGAAAGAATTGTGAAAAGGATTCTAACAGTCATTCAAGGAACCTTGTGAGAGTGAAGCGATCAGTGGACATGCTAAAGATCATGTTTGAGCAAATTCTAGCTAGAGGGTATGGCcatgtttggtaaatcaactgtttttgaaaacaagtttagcaatcagaaaataaaaaacagttttctattctcCAAAACATCATAGAACAGTCTTTCCGTTATTTTCTTTGACCCATATATG
Proteins encoded in this window:
- the LOC117925478 gene encoding accelerated cell death 11-like, producing the protein MAKNSGILTTVADAFSEVAQTVNSPRPYVEIGRLVRACRLLSPLLSSLGVFKFAEKEFSAKVDDLAEAAKSVHTLESLLDSDIRKNCEKDSNSHSRNLVRVKRSVDMLKIMFEQILARGGNSIVGPVSTAYKQVFAPYHGWLTRTGVSAAMITLPTKAQLLRNLNEDEATANVQMQKYVTASASVLQYIDKLFRSRRSGNELLGMV